In Sphingomonas profundi, the sequence GCAGGTACAGCGCAACGAGGCGACGCGGCTGCAGCTGCTGGAGGCCGCCGGCAAGGTGATCGGCAAGCACGGCTATGCCGGCTGCACGATCGCCCGCGTGACGACCAGGACGAAGATCGCCCACGGCACCTTCTACCTGCACTTCGCCTCGCAGCAGGATCTGTTCGACGCCGTGCTGCCCACCCTGGGCGGCCGCATGCTCGCCTCAATCGGCCGGGCGATCCACGCTGCCACGGACGCGATGGAGCTGGAGCGCAGGGGATTCGAGGCGAACTTCGCCTATCTCTCGCGCCACCCCTACATGTACCGCGTGCTGTCGGAGGCGGAGCTGTTCGCCCCGGCCGCCTTCCACGGCTACATGGATCGCATGACGCGCGGCTACGTCCGCTCGCTCCAGCGCAGCAAGGCCGCCACGCAACTGGCCGACTACAGCGCCGACGAGCTGGAATCGATCGCCACGATGCTGATCGGCGCGCGCACCTACCTGCTGATGCGCTACGGGATCGAGAGCAATGCCGTGAAGCCGCTGCCGGCCGCGAAGCTGGATACCTATCTCAAGTTCGTGGCGCACGGCATCCTCGGCGATCGCGCCCTTCACGCCGGCTGAGCTTATCGTGATTGACTGGTCATTTTAGCCGGCCTAGTCCGGCTGCTCGGCCAACGGGACGGAACGACCGCATGGATCTGGGACTGAACGGCAAGCGCGCCATCGTCACGGGCTCCAGCCGGGGCATCGGCCGCGCCATCGCCGAGCATCTGCTGGCGGAAGGCGCCGCCGTGGCGATCTGCGCGCGCCGGCAGGACGAGGTGGACGAGGCGGTCGCCACCCTCTCCGCCACTGGCGGCCGGGTGATCGGCCGCGCCGTGGACGTGGGCGACGAGGCGGCCAACACGGCGTGGATCGAGGATGCGGCGGCCGAACTCGGCGGGCTCGACATCTTCGTGCCTAACGTCAGCGTCGGCGGCGGGCCGGAGAAGTGGCGCGAGGTGTTCGAGGTGGACGTGATGGCCACCGTGCGCGGCTGCGAGGCGGCGGTGCCGCACATCGCGGCGGCCGGCGGCGGCGCGATCGTGCTGATCTCCACCACCGCCGCGTTCGAGGTGTGGCGCGCGCCCCAGGCTTATGGCGTGATGAAGGCCGGCATGATCAATTATGCCAAGAACCTCAGCGACACCGTCGCGAAGGACAATGTCCGGGTGAACACGGTCGCCCCCGGCCCGGTCTACTTCGCCGGCGGCGCATGGCCGAACATCGAGACGCAACATCCCGATTTCTTCCGCGAGGTCAGCCGCTCGATCCCGCTCGGCCGCATGGGCGCGCCCGCGGACGTCGCCCGCGCCGTCACCTTCCTGGTCAGCGATGCGGCGGCCTACATCACCGGCGTCACCTTGACGGTGGATGGCGGCCGCACCCGCGGCGTCGATTTCTGATGGCAGCGGCCCCGCCCCGCGTCCCGCCGATCGAGCCCGGGGACTGGACGGACGAGACGCGCGCGGCGCTGGAGAAATGGCAGCCGCCGCTCAACTTCCACAAGACGATGGCGCACAATCCGCGCACGCTGGCGAACTGGATCGGCTTCGGCCAGGCGATCCTGTGGGACAATCTGCTCAGCCGGCGCGAGCGGGAACTCGCCATCCTGCGCGTCGCGGCCCAGATACGCTGCGACTATGAGTGGGGCGCCCACAAGCGCTTCACCCTCGCCGAGGGGCTCGCGAGCGAGGCGGAGGTGGCGCGTCTCGCCTCGCCGATCGATCCGGCGGAATGGTCGCCGTTCGAGGCCGCGCTGATCGCCGCCACCGACGATCTCTTGCGCGACGGCGGCATCGGCGACACGGCGTGGGCGGGTCTCGCCGAACGGTTCACGCCGGCCCACTATATCGACCTGATCTACCTCGTCGGCGAGTTCGTGATGGTCGGCATGATGATGAAGTCGTTCCGCATCGAACTGGACGAGGGGTTCGAGCGGCTGCCCGGCTGAGGAGAGGGTGCATGGAGCATGTTCCGCTGGGCGAGGCGCGCGCGCCCGTCGACCAGGTGCAGGATTATCTGGATCGCGAGACCCGGCCCGTGCCGGCCTATCTGCGCGACGACAGCTACGTCTATCTCGGATCGGCGGATCTGCCCGTCTCGCGCTGGCTGAGCCGCGACTTCTTCGAGCGGGAAATGCGGCACGTCTGGCCGCATGTCTGGCAACTGGCCTGCGTGGCGGATGACGTCGCCACCGTCGGCGACTATGTCACCTACGACATCGGCGATCACAGCTT encodes:
- a CDS encoding TetR/AcrR family transcriptional regulator — translated: MPEPEAAPEAHAADIAPAEAPAPRKRRRSATQVQRNEATRLQLLEAAGKVIGKHGYAGCTIARVTTRTKIAHGTFYLHFASQQDLFDAVLPTLGGRMLASIGRAIHAATDAMELERRGFEANFAYLSRHPYMYRVLSEAELFAPAAFHGYMDRMTRGYVRSLQRSKAATQLADYSADELESIATMLIGARTYLLMRYGIESNAVKPLPAAKLDTYLKFVAHGILGDRALHAG
- a CDS encoding SDR family NAD(P)-dependent oxidoreductase, producing the protein MDLGLNGKRAIVTGSSRGIGRAIAEHLLAEGAAVAICARRQDEVDEAVATLSATGGRVIGRAVDVGDEAANTAWIEDAAAELGGLDIFVPNVSVGGGPEKWREVFEVDVMATVRGCEAAVPHIAAAGGGAIVLISTTAAFEVWRAPQAYGVMKAGMINYAKNLSDTVAKDNVRVNTVAPGPVYFAGGAWPNIETQHPDFFREVSRSIPLGRMGAPADVARAVTFLVSDAAAYITGVTLTVDGGRTRGVDF
- a CDS encoding carboxymuconolactone decarboxylase family protein; translated protein: MAAAPPRVPPIEPGDWTDETRAALEKWQPPLNFHKTMAHNPRTLANWIGFGQAILWDNLLSRRERELAILRVAAQIRCDYEWGAHKRFTLAEGLASEAEVARLASPIDPAEWSPFEAALIAATDDLLRDGGIGDTAWAGLAERFTPAHYIDLIYLVGEFVMVGMMMKSFRIELDEGFERLPG